From a region of the Paenibacillus sp. R14(2021) genome:
- a CDS encoding glycosyl hydrolase family 53 → MFVKGMTYGWNSKRGAYRQPYATNSLRKLKETGSEWIALSFYTHQANVYATDIPFDYGYTMTDRDIEHAVKEAKALGLKVCLKPVVNSADGIWRAHIGFPEEAGAEPYWDAWFRSYTNFLAHYAELAEELACDMFCIGCEMVKTESKAGHWTALIDRVRELYGGPIVYNANHGSEERIKWFDGVDYIGTSAYYPVAKQPGDGEEAMIANWLPVREKMAALHAKFNKPIIFMEIGCRSAFGCATMPWDFTHTELPFSEEEQANFYSSVMKVFWEEPWFAGFFWWDWSVKLYEREAAGSNVGFDIYGKKAERIVKEWYAKPKTFQGAF, encoded by the coding sequence ATGTTCGTTAAAGGCATGACGTACGGCTGGAACAGCAAACGCGGCGCTTATAGGCAGCCGTATGCGACCAATTCGCTCCGCAAGCTCAAGGAGACGGGCAGCGAATGGATTGCGTTATCCTTCTACACGCATCAAGCGAACGTGTATGCGACGGATATCCCTTTCGATTACGGGTACACGATGACGGACAGAGACATCGAGCATGCCGTGAAGGAAGCAAAGGCGCTTGGGCTGAAAGTATGCCTGAAGCCCGTCGTCAATTCCGCGGACGGCATCTGGCGGGCGCATATCGGGTTTCCGGAGGAAGCGGGAGCCGAGCCATATTGGGACGCGTGGTTCCGTTCGTATACGAATTTTCTCGCCCATTACGCGGAGCTCGCCGAAGAGCTGGCCTGCGACATGTTCTGCATTGGCTGCGAAATGGTGAAGACCGAATCCAAGGCCGGCCATTGGACCGCCTTGATCGATCGCGTTCGCGAGCTCTACGGCGGTCCGATCGTCTATAACGCCAATCACGGCTCGGAAGAGCGGATCAAATGGTTTGACGGCGTCGACTATATCGGCACGAGCGCCTATTACCCCGTTGCGAAGCAGCCCGGCGACGGCGAGGAAGCGATGATCGCGAATTGGCTGCCGGTTCGGGAGAAGATGGCCGCGCTGCACGCCAAGTTCAACAAGCCGATCATCTTCATGGAAATCGGCTGCCGCAGCGCCTTCGGCTGCGCGACGATGCCGTGGGATTTCACGCATACGGAGCTGCCCTTCAGCGAGGAGGAGCAGGCGAACTTCTACAGCTCGGTCATGAAGGTGTTCTGGGAGGAGCCTTGGTTTGCCGGCTTCTTCTGGTGGGATTGGAGCGTGAAGCTCTACGAGCGGGAAGCGGCCGGCTCGAACGTCGGCTTCGACATCTACGGTAAGAAGGCCGAACGGATCGTGAAGGAATGGTACGCGAAGCCGAAGACGTTTCAGGGAGCATTCTGA
- a CDS encoding phytanoyl-CoA dioxygenase family protein: protein MSLRVLTAEQIAQFIDKGYVHIKGAFSREAALEAQSFLWGKLEEKADVVREDPSTWQEPMVNIRENYRHAAFDVCNTALFADAVEDLTGADRTIHRFVAGETADDKLPGWGWWPVNFFVGKGEPWFVPTNGWHWDGIHFRHYVDSPEQGLLCLCLFSDIAPHGGGTLVVEGSHKTVARHLTKSPEGVELGEGIRALHAEHPYFAKLTGRDGEQLSAEERNAYFMDQAYIDEDGTRLQVVETTGEAGDVILCHPFLVHAASPNHSGKVRFMCNRTSPLKERLSLQREGSGGYSPLERSIRASVYS from the coding sequence ATGAGTTTGCGAGTGCTGACGGCAGAACAAATCGCACAGTTCATCGACAAAGGTTATGTGCATATTAAAGGCGCCTTCTCGCGGGAAGCGGCTCTGGAGGCGCAGTCGTTCCTGTGGGGCAAGCTGGAAGAGAAGGCCGACGTCGTGCGCGAGGATCCCTCGACGTGGCAGGAGCCGATGGTCAACATCCGCGAAAATTACCGCCACGCCGCTTTCGACGTCTGCAATACGGCGCTGTTCGCCGACGCCGTCGAGGATTTGACGGGCGCGGATCGCACGATCCACCGCTTCGTCGCCGGCGAGACGGCCGACGACAAGCTGCCGGGCTGGGGCTGGTGGCCGGTCAACTTCTTCGTCGGCAAAGGCGAGCCTTGGTTCGTGCCGACGAACGGCTGGCATTGGGACGGCATTCATTTCCGGCATTATGTCGATTCGCCGGAGCAAGGGCTGCTCTGCCTGTGCCTCTTCTCGGATATCGCGCCACACGGAGGCGGCACGTTGGTCGTCGAAGGCTCGCATAAGACGGTCGCGCGTCACTTGACCAAGTCTCCGGAAGGCGTCGAGCTGGGGGAAGGCATTCGTGCTCTGCATGCCGAGCACCCGTATTTCGCCAAGCTGACGGGACGGGACGGTGAACAGCTGAGCGCAGAGGAACGGAACGCTTATTTCATGGATCAGGCATATATCGACGAAGACGGCACGCGACTGCAGGTCGTGGAGACGACGGGGGAGGCGGGGGACGTCATTCTGTGCCATCCGTTCCTCGTGCATGCCGCGTCGCCGAACCACAGCGGGAAGGTCCGATTCATGTGCAACCGGACGTCGCCGCTGAAGGAGAGACTGTCGCTGCAGCGAGAAGGATCGGGCGGCTACTCGCCGCTCGAGCGAAGCATCCGGGCGTCCGTCTATAGCTGA
- a CDS encoding GNAT family N-acetyltransferase: MEKEIRLIEETDYVKAHTFQCEYLDLETFEDFMRRVKSDPDLYFVTVDGSEVVGVCYGSPSKKHDSVINLNGIAVNLDEIKNYARIGLGTNMLLFFETAVKKRRYYKIGVGSADDPKVEAFYLKNGFKPTELVVIGSNLEEIERIRVDDYKSGILKKEELRRRYNPREVIFILEKYLE; encoded by the coding sequence GTGGAGAAAGAGATAAGATTAATTGAGGAAACGGATTATGTAAAAGCGCATACATTCCAGTGCGAGTATTTGGACTTAGAGACCTTTGAGGATTTTATGCGCCGGGTGAAGAGTGATCCTGACTTGTACTTCGTAACGGTGGATGGTAGTGAAGTGGTTGGTGTTTGCTATGGAAGTCCGTCTAAGAAACATGATTCCGTCATTAATTTGAATGGGATCGCGGTTAATCTGGATGAAATAAAGAACTATGCTAGGATTGGGCTGGGAACAAACATGCTGCTTTTCTTCGAAACAGCGGTGAAGAAAAGAAGATATTATAAAATTGGCGTAGGTTCGGCGGATGATCCGAAAGTAGAAGCTTTTTATTTAAAAAATGGATTTAAACCAACGGAATTGGTCGTCATAGGCTCGAATTTGGAGGAAATTGAGAGAATCCGAGTGGATGACTATAAAAGCGGGATTTTAAAAAAAGAAGAACTACGACGTAGATACAATCCAAGAGAAGTGATCTTCATATTAGAAAAATATCTGGAATGA
- a CDS encoding glycoside hydrolase family 5 protein: protein MKIWRIALAVSLLVLVLVTGCKGAAQNLEKKVSSKTENVTPAASIAEMNTPSPDPTSSALPATTPDPKLPKRDPQSAPLDVVQQAKQLGRGINLGNALEAPIEGQWGVVLLESDFKTIQDAGFETVRVPIKWSAHADAKAPYAIDAKFFERIDWVVDQALKQGLNVVLDMHNYDEIYLNPVEQEARFLELWKQISARYKELPGNVYFELLNEPNGSLTWSKWNRMLKKALDTIRSEDQWHTVIIGSVNWSNYADLVSLDIPDNEQNVIVTFHYYDPFPFTHQGAEWAGPEIGTIGVVWPGPPAQKVEPIAVARQVKWVDDWFRDYNTKPEETNPAGPNSIVEAFDKVDNWAKEHHRPIWLGEFGAYSKADMLSRARWTAFVRKEAEKRGFGWAYWEFCSGFGVYDPVANQYRKELLEALIPPNKAH from the coding sequence TTGAAAATATGGAGGATTGCGCTCGCTGTCTCGCTGCTCGTGCTTGTATTGGTAACGGGGTGCAAGGGCGCCGCGCAAAACCTTGAAAAGAAGGTATCAAGCAAGACGGAGAATGTCACGCCGGCGGCGAGCATAGCGGAGATGAATACACCGTCTCCCGACCCGACTTCGTCTGCTTTGCCCGCGACTACGCCGGACCCGAAGCTGCCTAAGCGCGACCCGCAGTCGGCGCCGCTTGACGTAGTTCAACAGGCGAAACAGCTCGGGAGAGGCATCAATCTTGGCAACGCGCTTGAGGCGCCGATTGAAGGGCAATGGGGAGTCGTTTTATTAGAAAGCGACTTCAAGACGATCCAGGATGCAGGCTTCGAAACGGTCCGCGTTCCGATCAAGTGGTCGGCGCATGCGGACGCGAAGGCTCCTTACGCGATTGACGCCAAGTTTTTCGAACGCATTGATTGGGTCGTCGACCAGGCGCTGAAGCAGGGGCTGAACGTAGTGCTTGACATGCACAATTACGATGAGATCTATCTGAATCCAGTTGAGCAAGAGGCTCGTTTTCTGGAGCTATGGAAGCAAATCTCGGCACGGTACAAGGAGCTTCCCGGCAATGTGTATTTCGAGCTGCTCAATGAACCAAACGGTTCTCTGACCTGGTCAAAATGGAATCGAATGCTGAAGAAAGCGCTTGATACGATTCGGAGCGAGGATCAGTGGCATACGGTCATAATCGGTTCCGTCAACTGGAGCAATTACGCTGATCTCGTATCGCTCGACATTCCCGATAACGAACAGAACGTCATCGTTACGTTCCATTATTACGATCCTTTTCCCTTCACCCACCAGGGGGCAGAATGGGCAGGGCCGGAGATCGGAACCATCGGCGTCGTTTGGCCAGGTCCTCCGGCACAGAAGGTGGAGCCGATCGCTGTCGCCAGGCAGGTGAAGTGGGTGGACGATTGGTTCCGTGATTACAATACGAAACCGGAGGAAACGAATCCGGCAGGTCCCAATTCGATTGTGGAAGCCTTTGATAAGGTGGACAATTGGGCAAAGGAGCACCACCGCCCGATCTGGCTTGGCGAATTCGGCGCGTACAGCAAAGCCGATATGCTTTCGCGAGCACGTTGGACGGCCTTTGTGCGCAAGGAAGCGGAGAAGCGCGGCTTCGGCTGGGCTTATTGGGAATTCTGCTCGGGCTTCGGCGTATATGATCCAGTGGCTAATCAGTATCGGAAGGAATTGCTGGAAGCGCTTATTCCTCCAAACAAGGCACATTGA